In Pyrus communis chromosome 1, drPyrComm1.1, whole genome shotgun sequence, the following are encoded in one genomic region:
- the LOC137707629 gene encoding glucan endo-1,3-beta-glucosidase 12-like, translating into MLKKMVFFFHLLFLPSFLVSGERQDSIVSVKSGDLSEVASSILKAETWLKTHVLAHYPSIPITAIVVGAGRGPLLCRKQQENTLALVLPALKNLHHSLTRWGLQEHIKLSATFAPSCFDRSSDIFGKFVRPVLDFIRGASPTVSPTLVSSHSESLEDLIGVSFNADDVPVVLDNPGERKPSGRKLYADPFPARPTPLPEISETPLHSSVGVSVPANVAKNPHPPQPQTASPPLQVPSPQPRTAFTSPPLMLSPEAQTASPPPPQIASPPDMSFSSAPENPPFVDESPPPPPSPATFPPCRNPIPTHVPPPAPAPQMAVHKLWCVAKPTVPSDTLQVAMDYACGDGDADCKEIMPDGNCYNPDSVVAHASYAFNSYWQKNKRTGGTCNFDGTAMLINNDPSYLQCRFVLT; encoded by the exons ATGTTGAAAAAGATGGTGTTcttctttcatcttctttttctccCTTCGTTTTTGGTTTCTG GTGAAAGGCAAGACTCCATTGTTTCTGTAAAATCTGGAGATCTCAGCGAGGTCGCAAGCAGCATTTTGAAGGCAGAAACTTGGCTTAAAACCCACGTCCTCGCTCACTACCCTTCCATCCCCATCACCGCCATTGTCGTCGGGGCCGGCCGCGGCCCTCTTCTCTGCCGGaaacagcaagaaaacactctcGCTCTGGTCCTCCCAGCCCTCAAGAACTTGCACCACTCCCTCACACGGTGGGGCCTCCAGGAGCACATCAAACTCTCGGCCACCTTCGCTCCTTCTTGTTTCGACAGAAGCTCCGATATCTTTGGGAAATTTGTGAGGCCTGTCCTAGATTTTATCAGGGGAGCATCTCCAACTGTCTCTCCAACGTTGGTGTCTTCTCACTCTGAAAGCCTTGAAGATCTGATCGGCGTTAGCTTTAACGCCGACGATGTTCCTGTCGTTCTCGACAACCCGGGAGAGAGAAAACCCAGCGGCAGAAAGCTCTATGCCGACCCCTTTCCGGCGAGACCGACTCCGTTGCCTGAAATCTCGGAAACCCCACTTCACTCTTCTGTTGGTGTATCAGTTCCCGCCAATGTGGCTAAAAACCCTCATCCTCCACAGCCCCAAACTGCCTCTCCGCCACTCCAAGTGCCTTCCCCACAACCCCGAACCGCCTTTACTTCGCCGCCACTAATGCTCTCCCCGGAGGCACAAACAGCCTCTCCACCACCACCGCAAATAGCCTCGCCACCAGATATGTCTTTCTCCTCAGCGCCAGAAAACCCTCCTTTTGTTGATGAAtcccctcctcctccgcctTCCCCTGCCACATTTCCACCCTGCCGCAATCCGATTCCGACACATGTGCCGCCTCCTGCCCCTGCCCCTCAGATGGCGGTGCACAAGCTGTGGTGTGTGGCCAAGCCTACCGTTCCTTCAGACACTCTGCAGGTGGCGATGGATTATGCCTGCGGAGACGGCGATGCTGACTGCAAGGAGATCATGCCGGATGGCAACTGCTACAACCCTGATTCTGTTGTGGCACATGCTTCCTATGCCTTCAACAGCTACTGGCAGAAGAACAAGAGGACCGGAGGGACTTGCAACTTCGATGGCACTGCAATGCTGATCAACAATGATCCAA GTTATCTTCAATGTCGTTTCGTTCTCACTTGA